Within the Piliocolobus tephrosceles isolate RC106 chromosome 15, ASM277652v3, whole genome shotgun sequence genome, the region tgtgagccaattaaacctctttccattaGAAATTACTCAGTCTCCGATATGTCCCTCTAGCAGCttaagaatggactaacacagtagtCATCAGCTTGGCAAAAACCGATTTTGGCAAGTACATGAAGCATTTGGTATATACATTTCTGATTAGTGGTAACCGATTCAGCATTTTTTTGGTAAGCAGTTGGTCATCAATTAAAGTTGAAGACTATTCTGTGACCAAATAATTCTGCTTCTTGACATATGTTCAACTTTTAGATGTATACTCGAGGAATTTTTGGCACTTGTATTCCAGGTGATATGAACAAAGAATTCTATAACAATAGTACTTGTAATAGTCCCAAACATAAACAATTAAATGTTCCTTAAGAGTATAAgaaattattgaatatttataaaatggaatactggTCTCTCTAAAAATGAATTACTGCTGCAATAATGTTAATGaatttgaagagagaaaaaacaaatctcGGAATGTCttccatgtaattttattttatatgatgtTTAAATGTGGAAGGCTAGATAATGTTTAAGGATTCTAACATctggaaaaacataaagaaaaaacctTTTGTTAACTCAGTCTTTAATATAATCAGTTAAAAGTgtagaaaaataagtcaaaattcTGTTTGGTTAAACCAACGTTTTGTGTTTAGTAGGTTTCTTAGTTATTTTGGGCAAAAAAGGCTATCACTGTGACACATCTAATTCTCTGTAATGCAGCATATTGTGTTTTAGATAATGCTGAAAATTCTGTGgctttgtttcccttttcttttttttttttttctttttctttttttgagacggagtctcgctctgtcgcccgggctggagtgcagtggccggatctcagctcactgcaagctccgcctcccgggtttacgccattctcctgcctcagcctcccgagtagctgggactacagacgcccgccacctcgcccggctagttttttgtattttttagtagagacggggtttcaccgtgttagccaggatggtctcgatctcctgagctcgtgatccgcccgtctcagcctcccaaagtgctgggattacaggcttgagccaccgcgcccggctgtttcccttttcttaTGTAGTCTCTGAAGCATTTCTCTCTTACTGATGTTAATACCGACCTAAGCAAAAATGCTCTTCTATGACCTTTTGGGAAAAATAATCAGAGAATTccaatatgtaattttatttttctaatcctCGAGTAGGGTATCACTATAACATTGAACATAATATGCAGATGTGCAGATCTCTGTTAGACACCTTCGGAGATGCATGAGCTGCAcaactgtggggaaaaaaatggtaCATTTAAATCCCAAGTTGCCTTCTCAAGATACCGCCATAGTACATTTAAATCCCAAGCCTTCTTCTCAAGATACCGCCATGGCAGGCACACAATCAAGCTCTAGATGGGTTCCAGAGTGATTCTACTGGGTTGGTTTGAACtctccacttttatttttatttatttttcgtattttatttgtttatgtctcCATAGAGACTATCAAAAATTGCCGGTGCTGACTATATTGCAAGTAATTGCAGTGGGGTATTGGGGAAAGTTTCCAGTTAGCAATAATTGTACTCAGATAAACCTCGTTGGCTGCGATACTGCTACTGCACAAAGCTTTAACTCtccacttttaaaaatccttgtgaataattctttctcttttttagaaTGTAGAAGATGGGAACCTTAACACAAATTTGTACTTTGCTAAAGTGTATAGtccatttatctacttttttgGATAGCAGTGTCTTGGCTTTAGAAATTTGTTTATTAGTGGTTGTATTAATTACTTGGATTAAGCTAGTTACACTcctaaaaattagaatatatattttaaatcccaCATCatattattttggcttttttaaaagtaatatttgttATGTACCACAATTTTATATGGTTCGTTGGAATACTGTTCTTAAAGGAGTAATAAAATGTTACGTTACAAGCCCAGGTTTCCTTCTATTTATGCATTTGGCTTTATGAAGCAAATTGACCATGCATATTATTAATGCTCTGCTAGTGAAcggtttcatttcattttaagatGCAGTTTCGCATaagactataatttttaaaataaataaaattgaaagttttcttgattttattgtgaaatatacagATCTTTTTGTAGtaataatgcatatttatatattcctGAAAACACTAAAATTGTGCTCAGCTGATGGGCCAACTCactcaaaagtgaaaaatatgcAGCTTTGTATCCAGAATACtaacaaaaaaatcttaatgaGAATACTAGAGTATGTTAAAACATATATGAAATTTGTCACAAATAAGTAATATGGTcagtttaagatttttaaaagaagatgaaCACTGTGCGAGGAAGGGTTGAAGCTACAGGGTTAGGAGGCCAGGGTAAAATGCATAAAGATTTGGAAAGAAGAGCTCATTAAACACTTGCAAGAAAGAGCATGTGGCCAAACTGTGCCAAGAGGAAGAACATGGGTTGAATGAGAATTGTGTACCATACTGTCTTTTCAGCAGCTTGCTGCTTTCCACTGTGTTAGCCTATTTTGGGTTCAGCTGTTATTTGGTAGTACAAAAACACAGGCTGAGAAGAATCATGTACAAACCAATACGACTTACATTGTACTAAAATCGTTCCTTTATTTACCAATGGGCTAATTCATATTATGTAAGGTTTGTAACAGAACAGGCTGTACTAAGAATACAAGAGGTGGCTTCTGTTTTTGACTTGAGCTCTCTGATAAGTCCATGACCTTTTtaagatttgatttttgtgtgtgaaatggAAATACTACAACTAAAAATAATGTAGCACAGCCTTTTCTCCCTTGagcttattgttttaattttaaactatcataagcacattaaagaaaaactggaaaacagaacaacaaagatTACTGTTAGTAATATAaaccactgttttcttttttgtatgtattttttactttttcaccagtttttaatttattcacattCTTCAAGTCAGTCATTTTTAATGGCTACCAAATATTAGATTGAATAGATGGGCTTTACCTTACCATTTCTCTGTTACAGAAAATGTAAGTTGTTTATAGTTTTCCattatctttaataatttttggATGAATATCTGTGTGTCCCTCCACACGTCGTGGGCTACGAAGGGAGTATCTTTTTCCCTACATAAGATTATTTCACAAAAGTGACACATTTGGAATTGTTGGTTCaaagaatgaaatttttaataattcttgATACACATTTCCAGTTAGCTTTCCAAAATGGCCCTAGGTCCTTGCccaaaattgtttatattttttaaaataagttttttatataattttttaatttatgtatttgtttgctaTTTGTATTTAATATGTGAGAAAAGATCATTTGCCTATTTATCCATTGTGGTAGACTTAGTATTCTAAGTGGGTAGTGCTCTGTCTACGGTCGTAGCACCCTGAACATGTCTGATCTCATCTAAATGGATAGTTCTCTAAAGTGCTATATAAGGATAGTTTAGAAACAGCTTTTTTTACTTCTTGCAAACACAATGACAGTTCAAACCTTACTAAGATGATGTCAGTACTTGGTTTTTAATAATGTCAGTACTTGGTTTTTTAAACTTTGCTTGGATTAACActctgtaagtctttggcttatTTGTTGCCATACTATTTCTTTACATCTTAAAgtaatgaaattttattataaacttgTAATTCAGAGGAATAACATACTTGCAACCATTTAAATTACTTATGAGAAAATTTAGTCAATAGTTATCAAGAAACTGATTTTTTGAGTATGTTACATTAATAAAACGCACTATTTCTGTTTTAAGTAGTATTGCTAAAAATGCAAGTTACTTGAGCGGTTGAGAGTGACTCTAATGGCCAGAAATTTGAATATTGAACTTAGCCTTGTTTATAATTTTGGCTCTGCTTTTTATTAGCTTTAGTACCTTAGGGAAATGGCTTACTTCATTTCCATTTCCTTATTCTTAACAatgaatttcagttttttttattgttaccaCTTAGGATGTTTCCTACCATTAAGCAttcatttccaaaataaattaacTCTAAAAGGCAGTTAGTGcagcattttataaaatagacATGCAATTTGTATTATGAGTTCATTTCTCTCTGAAATAATTATGATTTGAGTGTCTACTCATACGCAACATTTTGATAAGATTCATTAGGAATACAAAAGCAAAAGACTCTTatcccagctgggcatggtgggtcatgcctgtaatcccaacactttgggaagctgaggcgggaggattgcttgaggccagttgtttgagaccagcctgggcaaccatagcaagactttgtttctataaaaaatttaaaaattagctgggcatggtggtgtgcgcctgtagtcccagctacttgggaggctggcacaggaggatcgcttgaacctaggaggtggaggttacagtgagccatgataccGCTACTATactacaacctgggtgacggagtgagaccctgtctcttaaaaaaaaaaaaaaaaaagacttactcCTCATGGAATTCACAGTTGGAAAGGAAGGACGTATATTGAACTAAGGAGTAGTTCAGGGTAAGTAGAGATGATGCATTTTAAAGCCTATGACATAGAATCTGTAATGTAGTAAAATCTCAGCAAATGTTAGCCACTGCTGTTTGGTACTTCCTAATTTTTAGATGTAATGACAGATAAATGGAGATTTAAGTGACAAGGCAAAAGTGAAACATTAGAAATTAATCACTCCCTTCTTTAATTGAACACTGGGTACACTAAagagtgggtttttttgtttgtttgttttttaaggaaacaAGACACTATTCAACCAATTCTCATTCATCATGTTTTTAAGTCTCTATGAGTAGAGAGACTTTGgtgataaaatgaataatttgatCACTTATATAGTACAGGATATCAGTTCTGAATACATTGTGTGCTCATATATATGAATGCTTATGTATGTGGTTTTCATAAGAGATTGAAACAGAAGCCAAATCTGTTATCGtttgatgttttcctttttacaGTGTGGTGATGTTTCAAGTTATGGGTGCACAGGAGAGAGATAAGAACTGGATATGGAAAGAATGCTATTAAGATTTAAAATGAATAGGATTTGAGTCGTTGGTGCTCATAGGTGTTGTGTACATACTGTTGCCAGCACATATTGTGGTTAGAATTTTGTTTCTGGAGTCATTCTGCCTGGATTTAAATTCTGACGGTTCCACTtatgcttaacctctctgattaATTTTCCTCATCAATAAACTTGAATTAATAGTAGTGCCTACCTTATAGGGTTTAATTGACAGTTAATTGAGATATCATATGTAAATTATTCAGCAAAATGCCTGGGCGCTAAAGTATTATCTAAGGCTGTTGCTAATGGAGTGCTCTGAGGCTAACTACTTCTGGTGGTAGCTCCCAGAATTCAGATAAACTGTTCTACATCTAAAATTAACCAGTTTTCTCTTTTACATAActgacataaaaaatagaaataaaataaaattagccgttTTTCAGAATTCTTGAAGTAACCTGCCATCTATGTTCTAAGCAAAATAAAACTCTGGAGGTACCCCCTCCCCCCAATTATTTCAGTTACACAAGCATAAGTGGGTTGAATAGGTAATAGTTGGTTTTTCACTGAATTTAGAAATGAGTTATCTTTGTGAGCCattgaaaattaattaaatagcACATTAGCTTATTGCTTTCTTCTCTGGTCTGTTATTCTCTCATGATAAAGTTTTTGAATAGAACGgtgtttaaaatgcaaaacaaaaatcatttgagaaaatagaaatgaaaaaagaatagtaaCAGCTATTTTTCGCTCTCCTTGAAAGTACAGGGACAGTTCAGACCTTACTAAGAGAATGTCAGCCTTGAAATGTCAGTACTTGAGATGATATAGAATGCAGAGTTTAAAAgtactggaattttaaaaagaaatgataaacttATAGTGAATTTAATTTAGCTAATAATAAATTTAGTGAATAAGAAATGTTATCTTGTTAGACTTTCAGAAATATAGAATAGAATGGTTGGTAACCAGATATGGGTGGTGGGGGTAGGAGGAGGGTGTAGGGAAGGGGGAAATGTTAGTCAAAGATTACAAAGTTATGGTTACACAAGAGGAGTAAGTTCTAGTGACCTATTgcatagcatggtgactatagttaataataatgtgtatttcaaaattcctaaaagaacatttaaaatgttctcactacaaagagaaataagtatgtgaggtgatggatatattaattagccTGAtctaatcatttcacaatatatacatgtatcataatatcacattgtaccccatatatatatataagtattatttgtcaattaaaaataaataatgaaataaaaatgttatctctTTTTAGTATGATATGCTGTAAAAATAGTATACATAGTTCctttttatagtaaatatttgagATTTGAGGAAagggtttattttaaaatattgcttgaaatttcaaatgtattattttcaggATTCAACTCTTTGTAAAATCATAGATTTTTAAGATACATATGAAGTCTTATAATTCAAAGAAATAGCCTCTTTAAGTATTTATACTGTTTTAAGTATTAATAGCCACTTCCTATTAGGCGATTAGTGTGGGCTAGGTACTTAAGTACTAAGTATTTAAAATGCATTGTTTAATTGTGTTACTATCACCCATACACCTGGTCCTATAAAGCTGTACTTTATTTATAGCCATTTCAACTAATATAAGTTATTTTCCTTGTATTATAACCAGTAGTATCTTCATTATACAAATGTGATGCTTAAATATTATGTGGGATAATTGATAGCAAAATTTCTCTGATTTGGggatatttacatatgtattttctttttctcagagtTTAAGAATCTAAAGTATTACATTgataattgtttcctttgttgcaGAACTATAAGAGTAAATGGGTCCAGTAATTGGAATGACTCCAGATAAGAGAGCTGAAACCCCAGGAGCTGAAAAGATTGCAGGATTAAGCCAGATTTACAAAATGGGAAGCTTGCCTGAAGCTGTTGATGCTGCCAGGCCAAAGGCCACTCTAGTGGACAGTGAGTCAGCAGATGATGAGCTCACAAACTTGAACTGGCTTCATGAAAGTACTAATCTTCTAACAAACTTCAGCCTCGGAAGTGAGGGTCTTCCAATTGTTAGTCCATTGTATGACATAGAGGGAGATGATGTGCCATCCTTTGGACCAGCTTGCTACCAGAAcgcagaaaaaaaatcagcaacttCAAAGCCCCCATACTCCTTTAGTCTTCTCATTTATATGGCTATTGAGCACTCTCCAAATAAATGTTTGCCTGTCAAAGAAATTTATAGCTGGATTCTGGACCATTTTCCATATTTTGCTACTGCACCAACAGGCTGGAAGAATTCTGTTCGACATAATCTGTCCCTGaataaatgttttcagaaagtggaaagaagccatGGCAAGGTCAGTGTTTATGAATTACATTTGAGAGGTGGGGGAACTAATTAACATGGAGCCCTTAAAATATCTGCAAACCGGGGAGACAAAAAGTAATCAAGTCGAATCGCTTCAGCTGAACTGAATTATATTAgttcatcatttatttttgcttgagatgttttaaaatttcttaaatattgatATAAATTTAGCAGAATTATGTTTTGTCTACTATAGGTACCTAGAttagtctttttattattttagctctttgtttctggtttctgtaGTGTTCCTGTAACTATCAGTATTTGATTCTTTATTCAATATGATAATCCCTGCCTTATAATCAAAGTATAGatcatttaaattaatgaaattgatATGGTTGGGTTTAAATCTATCACCttgttatttatttgattttcttttccacttttcctGCCTTTTTTGGGTTGAGGTATTCTTCattttgggttttgcttttttggtgtttttctgttttttgttttttgttttttgtttttttgagacagtctccatctgttgcccagcctgaagtgcagtggcacaatctctgctcactacaacctccacctcctgggttccagcgattcttatgcctcagcatccagaatagctgggactacaggtgtgtgccaccatgagcagctaatttttgtgtttttagtagagatggggttttgcatattgcccagactggttttggaactcctgacctcaagcaccACCCACCTtgagctcccaaagtgttgggattacaagtttgagccactgtgtccggccaaggtgtttgtgtgtgtgtgtgtgtgtgtgtgtgtgtgtgtgttatgctTCAATTTTATCTCTACTCTtggcttattatttatttatttattttagtggttGCTATATGGTTTTCAGTATACATCTTTAATTTATCATTGGTCCACCTTCAAATAATATTACACCATTTCACTTaactggctctttacagaaaaggttGCTCGGCGCCTGATGCCCTACTGGATTAATTCCTTTTGCCTGGAGAAggttatttaaaatttctcattattCAGTTTTGCTGGCAATggttgttttaaactttttttgtggtGTGCGAGTTTAGAATTCTAGGTTAACATTTTTTTATTCTGtgtattttaaagatgatttGTTGTCTTCTGGCTCCCATAGTTTCTGGTGAGAAGTCTGCTGTCATTCCtatttttgttcctctgtatgtaatgtttctttttttaattgctgtcttcaatattttttctttatctttttatcactgcttttcagcagtttgattatAACGGGCCTAGTTGtggtgttctttatttttatcttgctttGGTTTCTCAGTGGTTCTTAAATATATGGTTTATTGCCTTTCATTAAATTTAGGAAATTTTTGctcattatctcttcaaatatttcttttgccTCACTCTTACTTTTAGGACTCcaagtaaaaatatattagacCATTTGCTAGTTGTCTTACCTCTTGATTGCTTTGCCCTTCCCCAACTCTTTCTCTCTTAGTTTGGATAGTCTTTATCGATTTTTCTGTAGGTCCACCCTTTTTGTTCAttgtgtttattctgttgataagCCCCAGTGAAGGActtcttcacatttttaatttctaatgttttcattttccttttaaaaaagtttctgtCTCTGATAAAATTCCCCACTAGATCCATaaacatattaattatagttattatataaTGTCTGTCAGTTTCAATATCTGGTCTGTCTCTGGGTCTGGTTTTGTTGACTGTTTTAATctcttgtttttgtgtgtgttttataattttggattGAATATCAGACATTGTAAAAGAATGGCAGGGACGGAAGTACATAATATTTCTACCCAGAAATAGGCATGCCTCTACTTCTGTCAGGCTGTTAGTGTGAACAGGTATTGGTCAGTCTAGTTAGTAATTGAGAAGAGTTTTGAGTGTTTGTGGTTGCAGTAATCACCGTCAGTACACCACAATCTTCACACTCTTACAGAGATGGACTGCCAATACTTTGTGTTTAAAAGCGAGGTCTGGAGTAATAGATGATTTTTTTGTCTCGGCATTACTGCTACAACTTCATCTTCCAGCTTGTGCCACATTTGAGTGGGGAGAGAGGTAAGATAGTTCTCCCTGTTGCCCTTCCTACAGCACTAGATTGCTATTGCTTGTTACTTGGAGCAAGGCTTTTGGAGGGGGCAGAGTGGGATCCTTGGTTCTTCTCCAGCATTAGTCTTAAACAGGCTCAGGATGCCTGTGCTTCAGGTGTGAGTCTTTCTCTGCCTTCCCCAGGAGCAGATAGTCTCTCCATCTACTCAGTATAGAGTCTAGAGCTGCATTCTTCAGTAGCAAAACGTAAACTGTTTCATGCCAGGAccatctcaccactgcacttcagcctgggcaataaagggagactctgtctcacaagacaaaacaaaaaacactggatTCAActttggccaagtgcagtggctcacacctgtaatcccagcactttgggaggctgcgacaggtggatcacttgagcccaggagttcgagaccagcccgggcaacatggcaaaaccctgtctctactaagattagaaaaaattacctgggcgtggtggtacacgcctgtagtcccagctactcaggaaatggaggtaggaggattgctggaacccctggagattgcagtgggccgagattgtgccactgcactccagccttgatgacaaagtgagactctgtctcaaaataaaaaaataatctgggcgtggtggctcacacctgtaatcccagcactttgggaggctgagatgggtggatcacctgaggctgagaATTCAGCTGAGAATTCTCACCTGAGGCtgagaattcaagaccagcctgaccaacgtggagaaaccccatctctactaaacattcaaaaaattagccaggcgtggtggcacatgcctgtaatccaacctactggggaggctgaggcaggagaatcgcttgaacctgggaggcggaggttgtggtgagcctagattgtgtcattgcactccagcctgggcaacaagagtgaaacgctgtctcaaaaaaataaataattaaaaataaaaataataaaatgtgacaGGCTCCATCCTGTGAGGTGAGATGTAATATATGAACTCTTACCTTTGGCAGAGCACAGAAATGGCAGTCGTAAaagaatgtaataaaaaaaaaaaacacccaaattttaaatcaaattattaaaGACCAAATGTGAGCCATCATGACAGCTTAGAATCCCTGACATTCCCAGAAGAAGAGTCTGCATCCACTAGCTAGGTCTTTTTCCAGTGGCCTCCATCTGGTGCTCCAGAGGACTGCAGGCAGGCCCAGAGGTGTAGGAGAGAAACCCTTATGGATGAAGACAGATGTACAGAAACTGCCAAGGTTTAGGCAAAGATAAAGTCTAGAGTTGCATTCTTCAGTAGCCATTTgtccacatgtggctagtggttgGCATATTGAACAGCTATAGGATATTTCTGTCATCATAAACAGTCCTTTTAGACAGTGCTGTTTTAGAGTTCAAGCCAGTTTCCTGCTCATTCCCATTATGGTAGAGAAACTCAGCCTATTATTAGTGGGAGGTCTTGGGCAAAAGTGAGTGACCACTCCTTTTCCCAATGGCAGCAGTTCTCTGTATCATCAGCATATTTGAGCATGAGCagattttctgcctttcttctaGTGGCACATGGCACATTGCCTTATTAAATATGGGGATAGCTaggttttatacttttcttttagCAACAGCCATCCTTTGCCTGGGACTAAAATGGGCGAAGGATTTTGCCTCTTCCTCAGTGGCAGACAGCTTTTGCTTTGTATTAGAGAGGAATCTGGGATATAGGCAGATTTGTGTCTATCCTACAACACCACCTAATCTTCACCTTGTGCTTGTTCAAGGTCTAGAACATGGATGATCT harbors:
- the FOXN2 gene encoding forkhead box protein N2 isoform X2, with the translated sequence MGPVIGMTPDKRAETPGAEKIAGLSQIYKMGSLPEAVDAARPKATLVDSESADDELTNLNWLHESTNLLTNFSLGSEGLPIVSPLYDIEGDDVPSFGPACYQNAEKKSATSKPPYSFSLLIYMAIEHSPNKCLPVKEIYSWILDHFPYFATAPTGWKNSVRHNLSLNKCFQKVERSHGKVNGKGSLWCVDPEYKPNLIQALKKQPFSSASSQNGSLSPHYLSSVLKQNQMRTLRVPLG